Proteins co-encoded in one Bremerella sp. TYQ1 genomic window:
- a CDS encoding FkbM family methyltransferase: MSIRDTIREILGEFLGDRRSGRKPEIWSLGRDECLTRLHFGALLCFSGDNIDVVPGAFREGWIEPSNNLLLQDILKPGDSCVNIGANFGYFTLLAAHLVGGEGEVLSVEANPYIFHYLVKGIYYSGYPNIVRPFNVAIAEEAGKEYEFYFNPHFSGGGSLAGPSLSNGDNQHIVDSVDEALFRNPKHYRGEGGALDFAKAPFVKFDCRSTTIDWLWEHHPTKKEVKLLHMDIEGAESLAIRGAQKFLSENKNIHIIMEFDPSRFAIPEMRKSIEAMYEIFMRERFQIFQIVGADRDHYSKRPTLKPISSLAEMEKLPHGDLYLSRSGSLY, encoded by the coding sequence GTGTCGATTCGAGATACGATCCGCGAGATCTTAGGTGAGTTTTTGGGGGATCGGCGTTCAGGGCGTAAGCCTGAAATCTGGAGTCTGGGACGCGACGAATGTTTGACACGGCTACACTTCGGAGCGTTGCTATGCTTTTCCGGAGACAACATCGATGTCGTACCGGGCGCGTTTCGAGAAGGTTGGATCGAACCGTCGAATAACTTGCTGCTGCAGGATATCTTGAAGCCTGGCGACAGTTGCGTGAACATCGGTGCGAACTTCGGATACTTCACGCTCTTGGCAGCTCATTTGGTTGGTGGCGAAGGAGAGGTGCTCTCAGTTGAAGCCAATCCTTACATCTTCCATTACCTGGTGAAAGGGATTTATTACAGCGGTTACCCGAACATCGTTCGCCCCTTCAATGTGGCAATTGCTGAGGAAGCCGGGAAGGAATATGAGTTTTATTTCAATCCGCACTTCTCCGGTGGTGGAAGCTTGGCAGGGCCTTCGCTTTCCAACGGAGACAATCAGCATATCGTTGACTCTGTCGATGAAGCTCTGTTTCGCAATCCAAAGCACTACCGCGGCGAAGGCGGGGCGTTGGACTTTGCCAAGGCACCGTTTGTGAAATTCGATTGTCGATCAACAACCATCGATTGGCTGTGGGAACATCATCCGACCAAGAAGGAAGTCAAGCTTCTGCACATGGATATCGAGGGTGCCGAGTCCCTTGCGATTCGAGGCGCGCAGAAGTTCCTATCGGAGAACAAGAACATCCACATCATTATGGAGTTCGATCCGAGTCGCTTTGCCATTCCTGAAATGCGGAAAAGCATCGAAGCAATGTATGAAATCTTCATGCGCGAACGGTTTCAGATCTTTCAAATCGTGGGGGCAGATCGCGACCATTATTCGAAGCGTCCCACGCTGAAGCCGATTTCCAGCCTTGCGGAAATGGAAAAGTTGCCGCACGGCGATCTTTATCTCTCCCGAAGCGGCTCTCTCTACTAA
- a CDS encoding FkbM family methyltransferase: protein MSRISRLIRKWQTSLVATAKREGLRDKAPEVTKFEKPVWRPEAFEDQIYKAVVEPGNVVYDVGANAGQLAEILAYLTGHQGSIYAFEPVWPTYLKLCERVSSRSLPGGTIYSFPIGMSNRNGEITIEMPEGHDGLATAAAPNAWNALSVLDGLKRNQYLCQIRRMDDFARDANLPAPHVLKIDVEGGELLVVEGSLETIRHAQPVLVMEVFAPWQAGFGYGPWQLFQILNDLGYEINFACPEGLVSHRPTQDQPMPRAYENGYNIVAVHPEKHTSVKQRLERLKAGSPEVLPMPPAPLPNVA, encoded by the coding sequence ATGTCTCGAATATCGCGATTGATTCGAAAATGGCAAACCTCACTTGTGGCTACGGCAAAACGTGAGGGTCTTCGCGACAAAGCCCCAGAGGTCACCAAATTCGAGAAACCTGTTTGGCGGCCAGAGGCATTTGAAGACCAGATCTACAAAGCGGTTGTAGAGCCTGGAAACGTTGTTTACGACGTGGGTGCAAATGCCGGGCAACTCGCCGAGATTTTGGCATACTTAACAGGACATCAAGGGTCGATCTATGCGTTCGAACCAGTCTGGCCAACGTATCTTAAGCTTTGCGAACGGGTTTCCAGCCGCAGCTTGCCTGGCGGAACTATCTATAGCTTTCCGATCGGCATGTCGAACCGCAATGGAGAAATTACGATCGAGATGCCCGAAGGGCACGATGGCTTAGCGACTGCCGCTGCACCAAATGCATGGAACGCGCTCTCAGTACTCGATGGCCTGAAGCGTAACCAGTATCTCTGCCAGATTCGCCGTATGGACGATTTCGCTCGAGACGCCAACCTTCCCGCTCCTCACGTCTTGAAGATTGACGTAGAGGGAGGTGAGTTGCTTGTCGTCGAGGGATCGTTAGAAACGATCCGACACGCACAACCAGTGCTCGTGATGGAAGTTTTCGCACCGTGGCAAGCCGGCTTTGGTTATGGACCTTGGCAACTGTTCCAGATTTTAAATGATCTTGGGTATGAGATTAACTTTGCCTGCCCCGAAGGCCTCGTCAGCCATCGCCCAACACAAGATCAGCCAATGCCTCGGGCGTATGAAAACGGCTACAACATCGTCGCCGTTCACCCGGAAAAGCACACCTCTGTGAAACAGCGCCTCGAGCGTCTAAAAGCCGGAAGTCCCGAGGTTTTGCCAATGCCGCCGGCGCCTCTTCCTAATGTCGCCTAA
- a CDS encoding ABC transporter ATP-binding protein produces the protein MGILWGANIGAVYPFAEVIFRGQNLHQWVVQETEAANTAIAKSNDEIALLKAKPGDHANKIAIQEQMIQSWRSRQHNVAKVKPYIDQYAPQSPFVTLLILVGIILAGTALKCVFLALSIVLMARASYRTSQMLQHRFFQKILDLRLGQVAGNDTGDATARVGGDIGAIGNAISVLLGKSLREPFKMIACITGAAFINWRLLILSGIVCPIAAYLLILLAKSIKRTSIRVMEVNGQLIGFFIQVMQGYYVVKAFGNEDLEQSRFEKRTRDVYRQQMKMEIYGSLVRSNNELLGIGVVCLSLIAGGYLVLNQETHILGVRLAEKPMDFGGIMTFYAFLIAAADPIRKLGDVFASIQAGIAGSERVFAILNSAPTIQDPKTPAPFEPGDIHFHNVEFRYDVKVPVLRGTELTIRRGERVAIVGPNGCGKSTLVNMMMRFYDPASGSILIGDTDIRDLAQHDLRKNIGLVTQNTVLFNDTIMENIRYGRLDATDEEVIEAAVRAKVDGFVHSQMAHGYQTPCGELGSSLSGGQRQRIAIARAFLRHPEIFIFDEATSQVDLESERLIHSAFDQCVGDKTAIMITHRPSALELADRIVVMNSGQIEAEGTHVELLSKSPTYHELYREEIVKDRRAA, from the coding sequence GTGGGTATTTTATGGGGCGCAAACATCGGTGCGGTCTACCCCTTTGCTGAAGTCATTTTCCGCGGTCAAAACCTGCATCAGTGGGTTGTTCAAGAGACAGAAGCCGCCAACACTGCGATTGCCAAAAGCAACGACGAGATTGCTCTTCTAAAAGCAAAACCTGGCGATCACGCAAATAAAATCGCCATCCAGGAACAAATGATTCAAAGCTGGCGATCACGGCAGCATAACGTCGCTAAAGTGAAGCCGTATATTGATCAATATGCGCCCCAAAGTCCCTTTGTAACCCTACTTATCCTGGTAGGAATTATCCTCGCAGGCACAGCATTGAAGTGCGTGTTTTTGGCTCTCAGTATTGTCTTAATGGCAAGAGCGTCTTACCGCACGTCACAGATGCTGCAGCACCGCTTCTTTCAAAAGATCCTTGATTTACGCCTTGGCCAAGTGGCCGGAAACGACACCGGAGACGCCACTGCGCGCGTCGGTGGTGATATCGGAGCCATTGGTAACGCAATCTCAGTTCTGCTCGGAAAATCGCTCCGCGAGCCGTTCAAGATGATTGCGTGTATCACAGGCGCGGCTTTCATCAATTGGCGATTGTTAATTCTCTCAGGCATCGTCTGTCCAATTGCCGCGTACCTCTTGATTCTCCTGGCCAAATCGATCAAGCGAACCAGCATTCGCGTGATGGAAGTGAACGGTCAGCTGATCGGCTTTTTTATCCAAGTCATGCAGGGCTACTACGTCGTAAAAGCCTTTGGCAACGAAGACTTGGAACAATCTCGATTCGAGAAACGAACCCGTGACGTATATCGCCAGCAAATGAAGATGGAGATCTATGGTTCGCTAGTTCGTTCTAATAACGAATTACTCGGCATCGGTGTCGTTTGCCTCTCGTTGATCGCTGGTGGGTACTTAGTCTTGAATCAAGAGACTCATATCCTGGGCGTTCGCTTGGCAGAGAAACCCATGGACTTCGGGGGCATAATGACATTTTATGCGTTCCTGATCGCAGCGGCTGATCCGATTCGCAAGCTAGGCGATGTGTTTGCATCTATCCAAGCCGGAATCGCTGGCTCCGAGCGTGTTTTTGCGATTCTGAACTCTGCCCCAACCATTCAAGATCCCAAAACACCAGCTCCATTCGAGCCTGGCGACATCCACTTTCATAACGTCGAATTCCGTTATGACGTAAAAGTCCCTGTGCTCCGTGGGACGGAACTGACCATCCGTCGCGGCGAACGGGTCGCAATCGTCGGTCCGAATGGGTGCGGCAAAAGTACGCTCGTCAATATGATGATGCGATTCTACGACCCGGCATCCGGATCGATCCTTATTGGCGATACCGACATACGCGATTTGGCCCAGCACGACCTGCGAAAAAACATCGGACTGGTCACCCAGAACACCGTGTTGTTCAACGACACGATCATGGAGAACATCCGCTACGGCCGCCTCGATGCAACGGACGAAGAGGTAATTGAAGCAGCCGTTCGTGCCAAAGTCGATGGCTTCGTACACTCTCAAATGGCTCACGGCTATCAAACCCCCTGTGGCGAGCTAGGTTCTTCATTGTCTGGGGGGCAGCGACAACGTATCGCGATTGCCAGAGCGTTTCTGCGTCACCCTGAAATCTTCATCTTCGATGAAGCGACGAGTCAAGTCGACCTAGAAAGTGAACGTCTGATCCACTCGGCATTCGATCAATGTGTCGGCGATAAAACCGCCATCATGATTACGCATCGCCCATCAGCCTTGGAACTCGCTGACCGAATCGTTGTCATGAACTCCGGCCAGATCGAGGCCGAAGGAACTCACGTCGAGTTGCTCAGTAAAAGCCCGACGTACCATGAGCTTTACCGGGAAGAAATCGTCAAGGATCGCCGGGCTGCTTAG
- a CDS encoding NRAMP family divalent metal transporter: MRTSIFSPESELFMSEAAAESQNQVSFLRVLKAIGPAIVVASVVLGPGSILSNSKVGAVYGYSMIWVLAIASVFMALTVFLAAVIGTNFERTPFSEIAARMGRPVSVIIGLTFFLITSCFQFTNNLAIIDVINIATDSAGMGASAIWVSLISILLVNLGLVWALYGSSAPYRFIEKLMMVMVGVMLLGFVVNLIVVKPEISKILTGLIPSLPDGGGSPDSIVMLLGMFGTTFSVAGAFYQIYAVREKKWTKENMANGIVDSIVGIAVLGGISFMIMVTSAAVLEGKELSSITDVAKQLEPLIGPQAKIMFCIGISAGAFSSLLVNALIGGTALSDSLGLSATIKDAPVKLLTVAGLSVGMLVAIAVNYLGMSSVSLIVFAQALTVIGIPLLAFAMLFLSIQLPASRLKIPACSIAICALVLTLFLSGRMVWSLWERFG; this comes from the coding sequence GTGCGGACATCGATCTTTTCGCCTGAAAGCGAGTTGTTCATGTCAGAAGCGGCGGCGGAAAGCCAAAACCAAGTTTCCTTCCTACGAGTTCTCAAAGCGATCGGTCCGGCCATTGTCGTTGCTTCGGTCGTGCTTGGCCCAGGCAGTATCTTGTCGAACTCGAAAGTCGGAGCCGTATATGGCTACAGCATGATTTGGGTTTTGGCGATCGCGTCGGTCTTCATGGCTCTAACCGTCTTTCTCGCTGCGGTAATCGGTACCAATTTCGAGCGAACTCCGTTTTCAGAAATTGCCGCGCGAATGGGCCGGCCTGTCTCGGTGATCATCGGGCTGACGTTCTTTCTGATCACCAGCTGTTTCCAATTCACCAATAACCTGGCCATTATTGACGTCATCAACATCGCCACCGACAGTGCCGGCATGGGAGCGTCGGCAATATGGGTTTCGCTCATCTCGATTCTGCTCGTGAATTTAGGGCTTGTCTGGGCCCTTTATGGCAGCAGTGCCCCATATCGTTTTATTGAGAAGCTGATGATGGTCATGGTCGGCGTCATGCTGCTGGGCTTTGTCGTCAACTTGATTGTCGTCAAGCCGGAGATCAGCAAGATCTTGACCGGGCTGATTCCATCGCTTCCTGATGGTGGCGGATCGCCCGACAGTATTGTGATGCTGCTCGGTATGTTTGGCACGACGTTTTCCGTCGCTGGGGCGTTCTATCAGATTTACGCCGTCCGCGAGAAAAAATGGACGAAAGAAAACATGGCCAACGGTATTGTCGACTCAATCGTCGGCATTGCCGTTTTGGGTGGAATCAGCTTCATGATCATGGTGACCTCCGCTGCCGTGCTGGAAGGGAAGGAGCTCAGTAGCATCACGGATGTCGCCAAGCAGCTGGAACCACTTATCGGCCCCCAAGCGAAAATCATGTTCTGCATCGGTATTTCGGCAGGGGCTTTCAGTTCGCTGCTGGTCAATGCACTGATCGGTGGGACCGCGCTGAGCGATAGCTTGGGCTTATCGGCAACGATCAAAGATGCCCCGGTAAAGCTCCTGACGGTCGCCGGCTTATCGGTGGGGATGCTCGTCGCCATCGCGGTAAATTACCTCGGCATGTCGAGCGTCAGTTTGATCGTTTTCGCTCAGGCATTGACCGTGATCGGCATCCCACTGCTAGCATTCGCAATGCTCTTTCTTTCCATCCAATTGCCAGCCTCCCGCCTGAAAATCCCTGCCTGCTCCATCGCCATCTGCGCGCTGGTCCTAACCCTGTTCCTCTCCGGCCGCATGGTTTGGTCGCTGTGGGAACGGTTTGGCTAA
- a CDS encoding DUF1559 domain-containing protein, with amino-acid sequence MKQKRGFTLVELLVVIAIIGVLIALLLPAVQQAREAARRMQCSNNMKQLGIAFHNYHDTYGRFMMGGTQPSVTYPLGWVPRLFPFFEQGARYEAMEALNKDYLMTRSPYRSHNQDNPIFGAVPNITCPSSPLGELASDQPGVGNFPYQNIQGGLHYRGNGGSYDISYNPAADSSRPGYSSSGIFYPESRTRFGDIVDGTTNTFLLGETSSAKDRSSSMTTGFGGLKPWVWGYYRYNATDWLMIDHKMVQYPINYIGSFGTNSTPFSSYHPGGAMFVMCDGSVSFKAETMNLDILKAIATRQNGEVVATP; translated from the coding sequence ATGAAACAGAAACGTGGATTTACGCTTGTCGAATTGCTGGTCGTCATCGCGATCATCGGTGTTTTGATTGCTTTGCTCCTGCCGGCCGTTCAACAGGCACGCGAAGCTGCACGCCGCATGCAGTGCTCAAACAACATGAAACAGTTGGGCATTGCGTTTCACAACTATCACGATACCTACGGCCGGTTCATGATGGGTGGCACCCAACCTTCGGTAACCTATCCCCTTGGTTGGGTTCCTCGTTTGTTCCCTTTCTTTGAACAGGGAGCTCGCTACGAAGCAATGGAAGCCCTCAACAAGGACTACCTCATGACGCGTAGCCCCTACCGAAGTCATAATCAGGACAACCCAATCTTTGGTGCCGTGCCAAACATCACTTGCCCTTCCTCGCCATTAGGAGAACTGGCATCTGACCAGCCAGGCGTAGGAAACTTCCCCTATCAGAACATCCAAGGGGGACTGCATTATCGCGGCAATGGTGGCTCGTATGACATCAGCTATAACCCGGCCGCCGACTCCAGCCGACCAGGTTACTCTTCGTCAGGCATCTTTTATCCGGAGAGTCGCACCCGTTTTGGAGACATCGTCGACGGCACGACCAATACGTTCCTGCTCGGCGAAACTTCCAGCGCGAAAGATCGCTCCTCCAGCATGACAACTGGCTTCGGAGGTCTTAAGCCATGGGTCTGGGGCTACTATCGATACAACGCCACGGACTGGCTAATGATCGACCATAAAATGGTTCAGTACCCTATCAACTACATCGGATCGTTCGGTACGAATTCGACTCCGTTTAGCAGCTATCACCCTGGTGGAGCCATGTTTGTCATGTGTGACGGAAGTGTCAGCTTCAAAGCGGAAACGATGAACCTCGATATTCTCAAGGCGATTGCGACACGTCAAAACGGCGAAGTCGTTGCAACTCCTTAA
- a CDS encoding glucosamine-6-phosphate deaminase, with amino-acid sequence MNIQVLEDAKQLGAAAAVEGAKAIREAISQRGEANIIVATGASQFETLAALIQEPDIDWSCVTGFHLDEYLGVDDQHPASFCRYLRERFVEHVPLKAFHYVDGTSENPSHVCQVLGEKIAQHPIDVAFVGIGENAHLAFNDPPADFATETPYLVVDLDEACRQQQAGEGWFASLDEVPTKAISMSCRQILKTKTIICSVPDQRKANAVQQSLEGSVTPDVPASILQTHDNTTLFLDKAAASLLTSSTISE; translated from the coding sequence ATGAACATACAAGTACTTGAAGACGCAAAACAGCTGGGTGCTGCCGCCGCCGTAGAAGGTGCCAAAGCAATTCGCGAAGCGATTTCCCAACGGGGCGAAGCGAATATTATTGTGGCGACTGGTGCCTCACAATTTGAAACGCTCGCGGCACTGATTCAAGAGCCAGACATCGATTGGTCGTGCGTGACAGGTTTTCATCTTGACGAGTATCTGGGAGTTGACGATCAGCATCCTGCTTCGTTCTGCCGATACTTGCGAGAGCGATTTGTCGAGCATGTACCCCTGAAAGCGTTTCATTATGTTGATGGAACCAGCGAGAATCCAAGTCATGTATGCCAGGTGTTAGGCGAAAAGATTGCCCAGCATCCGATTGATGTCGCGTTTGTTGGCATCGGCGAGAACGCGCACTTGGCGTTCAACGATCCACCGGCCGACTTTGCAACCGAAACCCCTTATCTGGTTGTCGATTTGGACGAGGCTTGTCGTCAACAGCAAGCCGGAGAAGGCTGGTTCGCTTCGTTGGATGAAGTGCCGACCAAAGCGATCAGCATGTCTTGTCGGCAGATATTGAAAACGAAAACGATCATTTGCAGTGTTCCAGATCAGCGCAAAGCCAACGCCGTGCAGCAAAGTCTGGAAGGCTCTGTCACCCCTGATGTACCTGCTTCGATTTTACAGACGCACGATAACACCACTTTGTTTCTCGACAAGGCGGCCGCTTCGTTGCTTACCTCCTCGACCATCTCCGAATAG
- a CDS encoding N-acetylglucosamine-6-phosphate deacetylase, whose amino-acid sequence MSTAKFIDLQINGYFGVDFNQDDISADDLHAACLALERDDVESVLVTVITDDIPKMASRISRIAELRRADSLAQQMIAGIHVEGPFISTVPGYVGAHPVHAAKETDWSEMETLLEAGDGLVRIVTLAPEQDPAQTVIRQLVDEGIVVSAGHCDPTLDQLDAAIDAGLSMFTHLGNGCPRMMDRHDNIIQRVLSRSEHLNVGLIADGAHVPFYTLKNYLDMIGMDRAFVVSDAISAAGCGPGVYPLGDQEVTVGEDGVPRADDDSHLVGSATTMQQMADNLQLHVGLSMEDVRRLMISNPRKLLGHRTTPPPLRMSVPSKNGGHQATTS is encoded by the coding sequence ATGTCCACAGCGAAGTTTATCGACCTGCAAATCAACGGTTACTTTGGCGTCGACTTTAACCAAGACGATATCTCGGCGGATGACTTACACGCCGCGTGTCTGGCGCTTGAGCGAGATGATGTAGAAAGCGTACTTGTCACCGTCATTACGGATGACATCCCGAAGATGGCATCGCGTATTTCGCGGATAGCGGAATTGCGAAGGGCCGATTCACTTGCCCAGCAGATGATTGCCGGGATCCACGTGGAAGGGCCATTCATTAGTACGGTGCCTGGCTATGTCGGAGCTCATCCGGTTCATGCGGCCAAGGAAACCGACTGGTCGGAAATGGAGACGCTGTTGGAGGCTGGCGACGGTCTAGTCCGTATTGTCACGCTGGCCCCAGAGCAAGATCCTGCTCAAACGGTAATTCGGCAGCTTGTCGATGAAGGGATCGTGGTTTCCGCCGGGCATTGCGATCCGACGCTCGACCAGTTAGATGCCGCGATCGACGCTGGTTTGTCGATGTTCACTCACTTGGGTAATGGCTGCCCGCGGATGATGGATCGCCACGATAACATCATTCAGCGTGTCTTAAGCCGGTCAGAGCATTTGAACGTTGGATTGATTGCCGACGGGGCACACGTTCCGTTTTATACGCTGAAAAACTACTTGGACATGATCGGAATGGATCGTGCGTTCGTGGTTTCGGATGCCATCTCGGCCGCTGGCTGTGGTCCTGGTGTTTATCCGCTGGGGGATCAGGAAGTTACCGTGGGTGAAGATGGTGTGCCGCGGGCAGACGACGACAGTCATTTAGTCGGTTCGGCAACGACCATGCAGCAGATGGCGGACAACTTGCAATTGCATGTGGGCCTGAGCATGGAAGACGTTCGCCGATTGATGATTTCCAATCCTCGGAAATTGCTCGGCCATCGCACGACGCCACCGCCGCTGCGAATGAGTGTGCCGTCCAAGAATGGTGGCCATCAGGCGACCACTTCGTAA
- a CDS encoding LacI family DNA-binding transcriptional regulator produces MAREPRKVRLLDIANKAGVSRAAVGHILNNSGADCVRVSEATREKVLKIAAELNYRPNKAAQRLRGMPTKIIGVVLDTVNLAVFSARLAAIEAEAHTRGYRLMIGQAHHDPDEIQTYLDDFADHGMDAVLCMFDVMQDFRPKLKKVFRGRDNIILHSSPILKSQPCVRVETSSAIEQLVDHLVDRGRKKIAIQLWSPSDQLMAIRSEAWKDNVKRRKLPSTNSLIWTNPEATQKPSREAIDDCIQQLVITNKADAIIASNDEWAVRLIQGLERHGYSVPKDVAVTGYDNLDIADVIEPGLTTIDQCHAEYAKQALDLVEETISGTITPAKRLRVIHPQLVVREST; encoded by the coding sequence ATGGCCCGAGAACCTCGGAAAGTCCGTCTCCTCGACATTGCGAACAAAGCAGGTGTGTCCCGCGCTGCGGTGGGGCACATCCTGAACAATTCTGGAGCTGACTGCGTTCGCGTCTCGGAAGCGACACGCGAAAAAGTTCTCAAGATCGCGGCCGAGCTTAACTATCGCCCCAACAAAGCAGCACAACGCCTGCGGGGCATGCCAACCAAAATCATCGGCGTCGTTCTCGACACGGTGAACCTGGCTGTCTTCTCAGCACGACTTGCCGCCATCGAAGCGGAAGCCCATACACGCGGCTATCGTTTGATGATCGGTCAGGCCCACCACGATCCGGACGAAATCCAAACCTATCTCGATGATTTCGCAGACCATGGCATGGATGCGGTGCTTTGCATGTTCGACGTCATGCAAGACTTTCGGCCGAAGCTCAAGAAGGTATTCCGCGGCCGCGACAACATCATCTTACACTCGTCGCCCATCTTGAAGTCGCAGCCGTGCGTTCGTGTCGAAACCTCTTCTGCAATCGAACAACTTGTCGATCATCTGGTCGATCGAGGACGTAAGAAAATCGCGATCCAGCTTTGGTCGCCATCTGACCAACTGATGGCCATCCGTAGCGAAGCCTGGAAAGATAACGTCAAACGCCGCAAGCTTCCTTCGACCAATTCATTGATTTGGACGAACCCCGAAGCCACGCAGAAACCATCGCGTGAAGCGATCGACGATTGCATTCAGCAGTTGGTGATCACCAACAAAGCAGACGCAATTATCGCGTCGAACGATGAATGGGCCGTTCGCTTAATCCAAGGTCTCGAACGCCACGGATATTCCGTTCCCAAAGATGTGGCGGTGACTGGATACGATAATCTCGATATCGCTGACGTCATCGAGCCGGGCCTAACGACCATTGACCAATGCCACGCCGAGTACGCCAAGCAGGCGCTGGACCTGGTTGAAGAAACGATCTCTGGAACGATCACGCCGGCCAAGCGATTGCGAGTCATTCACCCGCAATTGGTTGTCCGCGAATCGACTTAG
- a CDS encoding Gfo/Idh/MocA family protein: protein MISMNRRQFLAAASATAVTSMTATSSYAAANDELRVVVVGLNGIGRTHLNGFPEISGVRVVGACDVDSAVLGKRAEEFQKKFGTKLKTYSDMRRAFDDQDVDAVVLAIPNHWHGLGTVWGCQAGKDVYTEKPCSHNIWEAGQMQKAADKYDRIVQVGIQRRSFNHLGDFFKEIQEGALGKVKQVKGLYLTRRDSIGRPKGKPQPPATVNHDLWCGPAPTTLERAKYHYDWHWFWDYGNAELGNNGPHILDLCRWSIGAEEFPTAVSSVGGRYAWDDNGQTPNTHILRYEFAKAPVTFEIRDLPSETGKRDTCKYMGLSYGIVVEGEDATYVGFDTGKVIDKNGKTIREIKGSLGGDSGRQLHRENFIQAVRSRNASELNCDVRTGHLSTALCHLGNISHKTGETVELRSLGDKVQDYPLMVDATKRMESHLAANGVDLASGQVQLGKTLQIDPKSETFVNSDAANGLLKREYRAPYVVPEMV, encoded by the coding sequence ATGATTTCTATGAATCGCCGCCAATTCCTGGCTGCAGCCTCGGCAACGGCCGTTACTTCGATGACGGCTACTAGCTCCTATGCCGCCGCAAACGACGAACTCCGCGTCGTTGTCGTCGGCCTGAATGGAATTGGCCGAACCCACCTGAACGGCTTCCCTGAGATCTCTGGAGTTCGCGTCGTCGGTGCATGCGATGTCGACAGCGCCGTGCTTGGAAAACGTGCGGAAGAATTTCAGAAGAAGTTCGGCACGAAGCTGAAGACCTACAGCGACATGCGTCGTGCGTTCGACGATCAAGACGTCGATGCTGTCGTGCTGGCGATTCCAAACCATTGGCACGGGCTGGGGACGGTTTGGGGATGCCAGGCCGGTAAAGACGTTTACACTGAAAAGCCATGCTCCCACAACATCTGGGAAGCAGGCCAAATGCAAAAAGCAGCGGATAAATACGATCGCATCGTGCAAGTCGGCATCCAACGTCGCAGCTTCAACCACTTGGGCGATTTCTTCAAAGAGATCCAAGAAGGTGCGCTCGGCAAAGTCAAACAGGTGAAAGGACTTTACCTAACACGTCGCGACTCGATCGGTCGACCTAAGGGCAAACCGCAACCGCCAGCTACGGTCAATCACGATCTGTGGTGCGGCCCTGCTCCGACAACGCTTGAACGTGCCAAATACCACTACGATTGGCATTGGTTCTGGGACTACGGCAATGCCGAACTAGGCAACAACGGCCCACATATCCTCGACCTCTGCCGCTGGTCGATTGGTGCCGAAGAGTTCCCCACGGCGGTAAGCAGTGTCGGCGGTCGCTATGCCTGGGACGATAACGGACAAACTCCTAACACCCATATTTTGCGATACGAATTCGCTAAGGCACCGGTCACGTTCGAGATCCGCGATCTGCCAAGCGAAACCGGCAAACGAGATACCTGCAAGTACATGGGTCTCAGCTACGGGATTGTCGTAGAAGGGGAAGACGCCACGTACGTTGGCTTCGATACCGGGAAAGTGATCGACAAAAACGGCAAAACGATTCGCGAGATCAAAGGCTCGCTTGGTGGTGACAGTGGACGACAGCTACATCGCGAGAACTTCATCCAAGCCGTTCGTTCGCGCAATGCGAGCGAGCTGAACTGCGACGTTCGCACAGGTCACCTTTCGACGGCACTTTGCCACCTGGGGAATATCTCGCATAAGACCGGCGAGACCGTCGAATTGCGTTCGCTGGGCGACAAAGTGCAGGACTACCCACTGATGGTGGATGCCACCAAACGCATGGAATCGCATCTTGCAGCCAATGGAGTGGACTTGGCATCCGGCCAAGTTCAACTCGGCAAAACGTTGCAAATCGACCCCAAATCGGAGACCTTCGTCAACAGCGATGCGGCCAACGGACTGCTCAAACGAGAGTACCGAGCCCCTTACGTTGTGCCGGAAATGGTGTAA